In the Aliarcobacter cryaerophilus genome, one interval contains:
- a CDS encoding TolC family protein codes for MKKLCLFLIISKLAFAQTISFEEALNQTIENSKDLQKQKINIDIAKTNSDFIDGLNFGKVSLNSDISRTNHSGYVFMGKLSSREATFKDFGFSQMNEGINTAPKDLNYPDSYTSINSYISYDLPLFTGFALYHQKGILKLQEKANEILYNLDKKNLEFEVLKAYNSAVLAKDFVKTMQKAKDTIGFIKNGAKEFHKNGLVTKIDVNEAELYFLNTNSNLIEAENNFKLSLAYLKYLTSNVNISDVENLQNTYLEIKEFEDLYKIALKNRDEITLQNISIEANNKNIKANQGSYYPSVFTHLEYGYNDDKFSTSKDKDYYMALLGISLTLFDGTRSANLEKSRLEYLKAKLDFEKLQDGIKLEVQKAILDYKAKQEILKEKILASELASSVLNQAKLQYKNRLISMTTLLSQETNYRQSQTMLLNAKYENSLALARLNLVLGQNLQKDYK; via the coding sequence ATGAAAAAATTATGTCTATTTTTAATAATCTCAAAACTAGCTTTTGCACAAACTATAAGTTTTGAAGAGGCTTTAAATCAAACTATAGAAAATAGTAAAGATTTACAAAAGCAAAAAATCAATATAGATATTGCAAAAACAAATAGTGATTTTATTGATGGTTTAAACTTTGGAAAAGTATCATTAAATAGTGATATTAGCCGTACAAATCATTCTGGATATGTTTTTATGGGAAAACTATCTAGTAGAGAGGCAACATTTAAAGATTTTGGATTTTCTCAAATGAATGAAGGAATAAACACAGCTCCTAAAGATTTAAACTATCCAGATTCATATACAAGCATCAACTCTTATATCTCATATGATTTACCTCTATTTACAGGATTTGCACTTTATCACCAAAAAGGTATTTTAAAGCTTCAAGAAAAAGCAAATGAAATTTTATATAATCTTGATAAAAAAAATCTAGAATTTGAAGTTTTAAAAGCTTACAATAGCGCAGTTTTAGCAAAAGATTTTGTAAAAACTATGCAAAAAGCAAAAGATACTATTGGGTTTATTAAAAATGGAGCAAAAGAGTTTCATAAAAATGGACTTGTTACAAAAATAGATGTAAACGAAGCTGAACTATATTTTTTAAATACAAACTCAAACTTAATTGAAGCCGAAAATAACTTTAAACTCTCACTTGCTTATCTTAAATATTTGACTTCAAATGTGAATATTAGCGATGTAGAAAATCTACAAAACACATATTTAGAAATAAAAGAGTTTGAAGATTTGTATAAAATTGCTTTAAAAAATAGAGATGAGATAACTTTACAAAATATATCTATTGAAGCAAATAATAAAAATATAAAAGCAAACCAAGGTTCATATTATCCATCTGTTTTTACTCATTTAGAGTATGGATACAATGATGATAAATTTTCTACTTCAAAAGATAAAGACTACTACATGGCACTTTTAGGTATTAGTTTAACTCTTTTTGATGGAACTAGAAGTGCAAATCTTGAAAAAAGTCGTCTTGAATACCTAAAAGCAAAATTAGATTTTGAAAAACTTCAAGATGGAATAAAACTTGAAGTGCAAAAAGCTATTTTGGACTACAAAGCAAAACAAGAGATTTTAAAAGAGAAAATTCTTGCAAGTGAATTAGCAAGTAGTGTTTTAAATCAAGCAAAACTTCAATATAAAAATAGATTAATCTCTATGACAACACTTTTATCTCAAGAGACAAATTATAGACAGAGCCAAACTATGCTTCTAAATGCTAAATATGAGAACTCTTTGGCACTTGCTAGATTAAATTTAGTTTTAGGACAAAACCTACAAAAGGATTATAAATGA
- a CDS encoding efflux RND transporter periplasmic adaptor subunit produces MRFLILIFLTFSTIFANSLELDGIVESQNEKIISSKMMGYITKIYVNEGDSVKKGEILYEIDPTDILYNSDILKNQVKNLELNLKRYKDLLDQDLVSKFDYEQLELNLITAKAKLSELNANFNYLKVKAPNNALVVKKSIKEGEMATPMMPHLILTDLEDLIIKSNIAESSLKYIKIGQIVDIKIPSQEFETKGKIIAIYPNYIANAHSFSIKISFNKKDFQIYPAMYSKITIDLDEK; encoded by the coding sequence ATGAGATTTTTAATTTTAATATTTTTAACTTTTTCAACTATTTTTGCAAATAGTTTAGAGTTGGACGGTATTGTAGAATCGCAAAATGAGAAGATAATCTCAAGTAAAATGATGGGATATATTACAAAAATATATGTAAATGAAGGTGATAGTGTAAAAAAGGGTGAAATTTTATACGAAATTGACCCAACAGATATTTTGTACAATAGTGATATTTTAAAAAATCAAGTAAAAAATCTTGAGTTAAATTTAAAAAGATACAAAGATTTACTAGACCAAGATTTAGTTTCAAAATTTGATTATGAACAACTTGAATTAAATTTAATTACAGCAAAAGCAAAATTGAGTGAATTAAATGCAAACTTTAACTATCTAAAAGTAAAAGCCCCAAATAACGCTCTTGTAGTAAAAAAATCTATAAAAGAGGGAGAGATGGCAACTCCTATGATGCCACATTTAATCCTAACAGATTTGGAGGATTTAATAATAAAATCAAATATTGCGGAGTCTAGTTTAAAGTACATAAAAATAGGACAAATTGTAGATATAAAAATTCCGTCTCAAGAGTTTGAAACAAAGGGAAAAATTATAGCAATTTATCCAAACTATATTGCAAATGCTCACTCATTTTCAATAAAAATCTCATTTAATAAAAAAGATTTTCAAATCTATCCAGCAATGTATTCAAAAATAACTATAGATTTGGATGAAAAATGA
- a CDS encoding HD domain-containing phosphohydrolase, with product MKKILYFVIGFLVLLSISYYFYYSPKKEEITKEIFLEKSIQMRKLFIDEIKRKQDNTLNMAFILSQDENLINALKTKNKSLLNYNNTLLFLHDNSDYKNLWLQIVDKEGKSFYRSWKNMSGDDLSNVRTDLDELIKNPKPTTNISSGLFDLTLKAINPIYDTNGQFLGFVEFISKFNSISKNLKFEKIEPIFILSREKSKKLIEPFSKIFIGDNYIVNIDANQSILKYIERIGVDRFLNIENYLLVDKYIVTNLEIKDTNGQDMGLFLLFFEKNRLDYSSLINFKNQYLYIVIIFSILYLIVFLYLLKTMYAKELDNDVKIKTKMIQEQQNRLEKLLDIYDKNVIFSRTDLRGIITHASSAFCKISGYTKDELLGQPHSIVRHPDMPKSTFKKIWDKLEAKEKITIEIKNLRKDGSYYWVVADFEPEYDDLGNHIGYFAVREDITVNKEIEELQKEVIFTMGSIAEFRSKETGEHIKRVAKYSRILAAAYGLCEDDIDMLELASPMHDIGKIAIADAILNKPGKLTNEEFEVIKTHAQKGHDMLEISNRPLFKVASQIALTHHEKYDGTGYPNSLKGEDIPIFGRITALADVFDAIGSDRCYKKAWEMEKVLEFIKEQRGKHFDPKLVDIFFDNLDDILKIKEEHQDI from the coding sequence ATGAAAAAAATTTTATATTTTGTTATAGGTTTTTTAGTACTTCTATCTATATCATACTATTTTTACTACTCTCCAAAAAAAGAGGAGATAACAAAAGAGATATTTTTAGAAAAAAGTATTCAAATGAGAAAACTTTTTATAGATGAAATAAAAAGAAAACAGGATAATACGCTTAATATGGCATTTATCCTAAGTCAAGACGAGAATCTTATAAATGCTTTAAAAACAAAAAATAAAAGCTTACTAAATTATAATAATACTCTATTATTTTTACATGATAATAGTGATTACAAAAATCTTTGGCTACAAATTGTTGATAAAGAGGGTAAAAGTTTTTATAGATCTTGGAAAAATATGTCAGGTGATGACTTATCAAATGTTAGAACAGATTTAGATGAACTTATAAAAAATCCAAAACCAACTACAAATATAAGCTCAGGATTGTTTGACTTAACTTTAAAAGCTATAAATCCAATTTATGATACAAATGGTCAATTTTTAGGTTTTGTAGAGTTTATTTCAAAATTTAACTCTATATCAAAAAACTTAAAATTTGAAAAAATAGAGCCTATTTTTATTTTAAGTCGTGAAAAAAGTAAAAAACTAATTGAGCCATTTAGTAAAATATTCATAGGTGATAATTATATAGTAAATATAGATGCAAACCAATCTATTTTAAAATATATTGAAAGAATAGGTGTTGATAGATTTTTAAATATTGAAAACTATCTATTAGTCGATAAATATATTGTTACAAATTTAGAGATAAAAGATACAAATGGTCAAGATATGGGTCTATTTTTACTATTTTTTGAAAAAAATAGATTAGATTATTCATCTTTAATAAATTTTAAAAATCAATATTTATATATTGTTATAATATTCTCAATTTTATATCTTATAGTATTTTTATATCTTCTAAAAACTATGTATGCAAAAGAGCTTGATAATGATGTAAAAATAAAGACAAAAATGATTCAAGAACAGCAAAATAGACTTGAAAAACTACTTGATATTTATGATAAAAATGTAATATTCTCAAGAACTGATTTAAGAGGAATAATAACTCATGCAAGTAGTGCCTTTTGTAAAATTAGTGGTTATACAAAAGATGAACTTTTGGGACAACCACACAGTATTGTAAGGCATCCTGATATGCCAAAATCTACATTTAAAAAGATTTGGGATAAATTAGAAGCAAAAGAAAAAATAACTATAGAGATAAAAAATTTAAGAAAGGATGGTTCATACTATTGGGTAGTTGCTGATTTTGAACCTGAATATGATGATTTAGGAAATCATATAGGCTACTTTGCTGTTAGAGAAGATATTACTGTAAATAAAGAGATAGAAGAACTTCAAAAAGAGGTTATCTTTACTATGGGCTCTATTGCTGAGTTTAGATCCAAAGAAACTGGAGAACACATTAAAAGAGTTGCAAAATACTCAAGAATTTTAGCCGCTGCTTATGGTTTATGTGAAGATGATATTGATATGTTAGAGCTTGCAAGTCCTATGCATGATATTGGTAAAATTGCAATTGCTGATGCTATTTTAAATAAACCAGGAAAATTAACTAATGAAGAGTTTGAGGTTATTAAAACTCATGCACAAAAAGGTCATGATATGCTTGAAATATCAAATAGACCTCTTTTTAAAGTTGCTTCTCAAATAGCTTTAACTCATCATGAAAAATATGATGGAACAGGATATCCAAATAGTTTAAAAGGTGAAGATATACCTATTTTTGGAAGAATAACAGCTTTAGCAGATGTTTTTGATGCGATTGGAAGCGATAGATGCTACAAAAAAGCTTGGGAGATGGAAAAAGTTTTAGAGTTTATTAAGGAGCAAAGAGGAAAACACTTTGACCCTAAACTTGTAGATATATTCTTTGATAATTTAGATGATATATTAAAAATAAAAGAAGAGCACCAAGATATATAA
- a CDS encoding efflux RND transporter permease subunit produces the protein MRLEKFILGILNSKRKINLIYLITLILFILSILTFPTKIVKAKMLPNKDSDSFSIYLDLKDGSSKYETKEVVDCIVKNLQDEENITNISAFISQGQPIDFAGLVKQSALKNSENQAELMINIKRFKDREITSYNLISNLRSKIQNSCQKKYEATIKFIELPAGPPVLASLVAEIYGGDSFSSRRDFAIKVANIFKNQDTLVDIDILASKDFFTYTLEINNNKAIMSQVDLEHLKATLYLAFEGMTLGVINDKNAQSQIPIFLRLDDSRNLSNNSKDALNLKLNSLKIMNNMGKMISISELVSIKQTIKEPTITSKNLNPIINVIAETSNDSQIYPLLSSREDMIKSFSNDYEIIKTNMLNLSFIDKKTNERFDLVFDGELKVTIDTFIDLGTAFIIALILIFLLMVVYYKNFALSGAIVLSSFISIIGVIFAHIIMDIFTKDTFYLTATSLIGFIALIGINSRNSTLIIDFAKQLVLENNLGVNEAIAKAAATRSKPIILTVLVLVFASSLIANDAVFGGLGVALIGGTLISYIVSMFFVPVVIRNSLKKIV, from the coding sequence ATGAGATTAGAAAAATTTATACTAGGCATTTTAAATAGTAAAAGAAAAATAAATTTAATTTATCTTATTACTTTAATACTTTTTATCTTAAGTATTTTAACTTTTCCAACAAAAATAGTAAAAGCAAAAATGCTTCCAAACAAAGATTCAGATAGTTTTTCTATATATTTAGATTTAAAAGATGGTTCAAGTAAATATGAGACAAAAGAGGTTGTAGATTGTATTGTAAAAAATCTACAAGATGAAGAGAATATAACAAATATTTCAGCTTTTATATCTCAAGGTCAACCAATTGATTTTGCAGGACTTGTAAAACAAAGTGCTTTAAAAAATAGTGAAAACCAAGCTGAACTTATGATAAATATTAAAAGATTTAAAGATAGAGAAATTACAAGTTATAATCTTATTTCAAATCTTAGAAGTAAAATTCAAAACTCTTGTCAAAAAAAATACGAAGCAACTATAAAATTTATAGAACTTCCTGCTGGTCCTCCAGTACTTGCTTCTTTGGTAGCTGAAATTTATGGTGGAGATAGTTTCAGTAGCAGAAGAGATTTTGCTATAAAAGTAGCAAATATTTTTAAAAATCAAGACACTTTAGTTGATATTGATATTTTAGCTTCAAAAGATTTTTTTACTTACACTTTAGAAATAAATAACAACAAAGCCATTATGAGCCAAGTTGATTTAGAACATTTAAAAGCCACTTTATATCTTGCATTTGAAGGTATGACATTAGGAGTTATAAATGATAAAAATGCTCAAAGCCAAATTCCAATATTTTTAAGACTTGATGACTCAAGAAATTTATCAAATAACTCAAAAGATGCTTTAAATCTTAAACTTAATAGTTTAAAAATAATGAATAATATGGGAAAAATGATTAGTATTTCAGAACTTGTAAGCATAAAACAAACTATAAAAGAGCCAACAATAACATCAAAAAATCTAAATCCAATAATAAATGTAATAGCTGAAACTTCAAATGATAGTCAAATATATCCACTTTTAAGTTCAAGAGAAGATATGATAAAAAGCTTTTCAAATGATTATGAAATAATCAAAACCAATATGCTAAATCTATCTTTTATAGATAAAAAAACAAATGAGAGATTTGATTTAGTTTTTGATGGAGAATTAAAAGTTACTATTGATACATTCATAGATTTAGGAACAGCTTTTATCATAGCTTTAATTTTAATATTCTTGCTTATGGTAGTTTATTATAAAAATTTTGCTCTAAGCGGTGCAATTGTACTTTCTAGTTTTATATCTATTATTGGGGTTATTTTTGCCCATATTATTATGGATATTTTTACAAAAGATACTTTTTATTTAACAGCAACTAGTCTTATAGGATTTATTGCTTTAATTGGTATTAACTCAAGAAACTCAACTTTAATAATAGACTTTGCAAAACAACTTGTTTTGGAGAATAATTTAGGAGTAAATGAAGCTATAGCAAAAGCAGCTGCTACACGATCAAAACCTATTATATTAACTGTTTTAGTTCTTGTTTTTGCAAGCTCTTTAATAGCAAATGATGCTGTATTTGGTGGACTTGGAGTTGCACTTATTGGTGGAACTTTAATATCTTATATTGTTTCTATGTTTTTTGTTCCAGTCGTTATAAGAAATAGTTTGAAAAAAATTGTTTAA
- a CDS encoding response regulator transcription factor — translation MKNLKVLIVEDEQKLANLIRNSIKELFFKVAIAKDGIDGIKKFKSFKPDIVISDISMPNLSGLEMCKIIKSNNQTPIIILSAYSQKEMLLEAIDLGISKYFIKPFDIESFIEYLKELSNKINKEKDYTLKGGFVFVKNSCSLYKDSELINLTKREKEFINLLIENKNLLVKMETIKENLWELENISDERVRTFIKRLRAKTSKDLIENVSSQGYMITSN, via the coding sequence ATGAAAAATCTAAAAGTTTTAATAGTTGAAGATGAGCAAAAATTAGCAAATTTAATAAGAAACTCTATAAAAGAGCTTTTTTTTAAAGTAGCAATTGCAAAAGATGGTATTGATGGAATTAAAAAGTTTAAAAGTTTTAAACCTGATATTGTAATTAGTGATATTTCTATGCCCAATTTAAGTGGTCTTGAAATGTGCAAAATAATAAAAAGTAACAACCAAACTCCTATAATAATTTTAAGTGCCTACAGCCAAAAAGAGATGCTTTTAGAAGCTATTGATTTGGGAATTTCAAAATATTTTATAAAACCATTTGATATTGAAAGCTTTATTGAGTACTTAAAAGAGCTTTCAAATAAGATAAATAAGGAGAAAGACTATACCTTAAAAGGTGGTTTTGTATTTGTAAAAAACTCTTGTAGTTTATACAAAGATAGTGAACTAATAAATCTTACAAAAAGAGAGAAAGAGTTTATAAATCTTCTAATAGAAAATAAAAATTTACTTGTAAAAATGGAAACTATTAAAGAAAATTTATGGGAATTAGAGAATATAAGTGATGAAAGAGTTAGAACTTTTATAAAAAGATTAAGAGCAAAAACATCTAAAGATTTGATTGAAAATGTATCATCTCAAGGATATATGATAACATCTAATTGA
- a CDS encoding efflux RND transporter permease subunit, whose protein sequence is MSQNLNSAGKIAKIFINHPLTGILGIFILILGYFALQFMPKEENPQIKVSGAVVIVALPDAKASEIQKVIIEPLEKKIREIKGVEHIFSFAYDSYGVVQVQFFIGEDKEESNLKLYDQVMRNMDLMPKNAMQPIIKTMDIDTGIPIATVAFYSAKKDGIDLISKSELFTQVSLISKEINKIKNVALVDLKGEKKEQFNILLDINKINSYNLAIAQVMKQIESLNFNIPNISTNTNNNSLVVLEVKKAIENVKDLENLIISYNFQTPIYLKDIAQIEKSYDIQNKKDAYIYLKDENGNFKQSNQITLMASKLKGANSVVINEQIFEYLDSIKQSLQEKNILFTITRDDGYTANNAVNALIKDLLISIIIIFILLIFTLGFKEAIIVSLTVPMILSLTLFIGFMLGESVNRITLFALIVALGMLVDAAIIVIENIHRHKIEHPNMDLETLAINATNEIGNPTNIATIAIIMVFIPMFFVGGMMGEFMHPLPVFVPISLAVSLFVAYAFTPYLVKKILKGKK, encoded by the coding sequence ATGAGCCAAAATTTAAACAGTGCAGGAAAAATTGCAAAAATATTTATAAATCATCCATTAACAGGAATTTTGGGTATTTTTATTTTAATTTTAGGATATTTTGCACTTCAATTTATGCCAAAAGAGGAAAATCCTCAAATAAAAGTTAGTGGTGCAGTTGTAATAGTTGCTTTACCAGATGCAAAAGCTAGTGAAATTCAAAAAGTGATAATTGAGCCATTGGAGAAAAAAATAAGAGAGATAAAAGGTGTTGAACATATTTTTTCTTTTGCTTATGATAGCTATGGTGTTGTACAAGTACAATTTTTTATTGGGGAAGATAAAGAGGAATCAAACTTAAAACTATATGACCAAGTTATGAGAAATATGGATTTAATGCCCAAAAATGCAATGCAACCAATAATAAAAACTATGGATATAGACACAGGTATTCCAATAGCAACTGTAGCATTTTATAGTGCAAAAAAAGATGGAATTGATTTAATTTCAAAAAGTGAACTTTTTACACAAGTAAGCCTTATTTCAAAAGAGATAAATAAAATAAAGAATGTAGCCTTAGTAGATTTAAAAGGAGAAAAAAAGGAGCAGTTTAATATCCTTCTTGATATAAATAAAATAAACTCTTATAATCTTGCCATTGCACAAGTTATGAAACAAATTGAGAGTTTAAACTTTAATATTCCAAATATTAGCACAAATACAAACAATAACTCTTTGGTAGTTTTAGAGGTAAAAAAAGCTATAGAAAATGTAAAAGATTTGGAAAATCTAATAATCTCTTACAACTTTCAAACTCCAATATATCTAAAAGATATAGCACAAATAGAGAAATCTTATGATATACAGAATAAAAAAGATGCCTATATTTATCTAAAAGATGAAAATGGAAATTTTAAACAGAGTAATCAAATTACTCTAATGGCTTCAAAATTAAAAGGTGCAAATAGTGTTGTCATAAATGAGCAAATTTTTGAATATTTAGATAGTATAAAACAATCTTTACAAGAGAAAAATATACTATTTACAATCACAAGAGATGATGGATATACAGCAAATAATGCAGTAAATGCTTTAATAAAAGATCTATTAATTTCTATTATCATCATCTTTATTTTACTTATTTTTACTTTGGGGTTTAAAGAGGCGATTATTGTATCTTTAACTGTTCCTATGATTTTATCTTTGACTTTGTTTATTGGATTTATGTTAGGCGAGAGTGTAAATCGTATAACACTTTTTGCACTTATTGTTGCTTTAGGAATGCTAGTTGATGCTGCAATAATTGTAATAGAAAATATACATAGACACAAAATTGAACATCCAAATATGGATTTAGAAACTCTAGCAATAAATGCAACAAATGAGATAGGAAACCCTACAAATATAGCAACTATTGCAATAATTATGGTATTTATTCCTATGTTTTTTGTAGGTGGAATGATGGGAGAATTTATGCACCCTCTTCCTGTTTTTGTTCCTATATCTTTGGCTGTTTCACTTTTTGTTGCATATGCTTTTACACCTTATTTAGTTAAAAAGATTTTAAAAGGTAAAAAATGA
- a CDS encoding PAS domain-containing sensor histidine kinase, with protein sequence MNNYQKAIENSNIVSKTDINGIITFVNDEFCNLFGFTKDELIGKNHNIIRHPDTPKENFELLWNTILDKKVYKSTVKNISKNGEDIYLNTTIIPILDEKEENIVEFVAIRYDITNEVLLQKELEEKQKIIFLQSRMASLGQMLGNIAHQWRQPLTELNLSLFNLKKAFENENKKEIENLYLNSKNLILGMSSTIDDFTNFFAPKKQKEAFLINQSINEALKILNRVLEDENINIKFDILKDLEIFGLKNELTQVLLNLINNSKDAFVQKNITNKEITIKTYTNTKDDFVYLEYIDNAQGLSKELFDKIYEPYFTTKHQSIGTGLGLFICKIVIENSFKGEIMHENISNGLKFTLKFPKIV encoded by the coding sequence ATGAACAACTACCAAAAAGCAATAGAAAATTCAAATATAGTCTCAAAAACAGATATAAATGGAATTATAACTTTTGTAAATGATGAATTTTGTAATCTTTTTGGTTTTACAAAAGATGAATTAATTGGAAAAAATCATAATATTATAAGACATCCTGATACTCCAAAAGAGAATTTTGAACTGCTTTGGAATACTATTTTAGATAAAAAAGTCTATAAATCTACTGTAAAAAATATATCAAAAAATGGAGAAGATATTTATTTAAATACAACTATTATTCCTATTTTAGATGAAAAAGAGGAAAATATTGTTGAGTTTGTAGCCATAAGATATGATATTACAAATGAAGTACTACTTCAAAAAGAGCTAGAAGAGAAACAAAAAATTATATTTCTACAATCAAGAATGGCAAGTTTAGGTCAAATGTTAGGAAATATTGCTCATCAGTGGAGGCAACCTTTAACAGAGTTAAACTTAAGCTTATTTAATCTAAAAAAAGCTTTTGAAAATGAGAACAAAAAAGAGATTGAAAATCTTTATTTAAACTCAAAAAATCTAATACTAGGAATGTCAAGTACTATTGATGATTTTACAAATTTCTTTGCTCCAAAAAAACAAAAAGAAGCTTTTTTAATAAATCAAAGTATAAATGAAGCTTTGAAGATTTTAAATAGAGTCTTAGAAGATGAAAATATTAATATAAAGTTTGATATTTTAAAAGATTTAGAGATTTTTGGATTAAAAAATGAGCTAACTCAAGTACTATTAAATCTTATAAATAACTCAAAAGATGCTTTTGTACAAAAAAATATCACAAATAAAGAGATAACTATAAAAACTTATACAAATACAAAAGATGATTTTGTATATTTAGAATATATTGATAATGCTCAAGGATTAAGCAAGGAGCTATTTGATAAGATTTATGAACCATATTTTACAACAAAACATCAATCAATTGGAACAGGTCTTGGTCTTTTTATTTGTAAAATAGTTATTGAAAATAGTTTTAAAGGTGAAATTATGCATGAAAATATTTCAAATGGTTTAAAATTCACTCTAAAGTTTCCAAAAATAGTATGA
- a CDS encoding MarR family winged helix-turn-helix transcriptional regulator → MNKKYIDEFYSRVAKDKKHEIFALSLPMFLANKHIYNESESFYKTSYDLLHSDIDVLAALYFSNENHSLSPTELYDATIFSSGGMTKVLKKLEDREFIKRDVSKEDKRKTFVTLTKKGVVLIESCICEASKRLENHFKVLSQKEKNDLKKILSKLIYSMI, encoded by the coding sequence ATGAATAAAAAATATATAGATGAATTTTATAGTAGAGTTGCAAAAGATAAGAAGCATGAGATTTTTGCTTTATCTTTACCAATGTTTTTAGCAAATAAGCATATTTATAACGAATCAGAGAGTTTTTATAAAACTAGTTATGATTTGTTACATTCAGATATTGATGTTTTAGCAGCACTTTATTTTAGTAATGAAAATCATTCACTTTCACCAACAGAACTTTATGATGCAACAATATTTTCAAGTGGCGGTATGACAAAAGTTCTAAAAAAACTTGAAGATAGAGAGTTTATAAAAAGAGATGTTTCAAAAGAGGATAAAAGAAAAACTTTTGTAACTCTTACAAAAAAAGGAGTTGTTCTAATAGAATCTTGTATTTGTGAAGCTTCAAAGAGATTAGAAAATCATTTTAAAGTATTAAGTCAAAAAGAGAAAAATGATTTGAAAAAGATTTTATCAAAACTAATTTACTCTATGATTTAA
- a CDS encoding redoxin domain-containing protein: MSEKIKKIVKNLIKYTIVFIIFLNIVSYFKGLDLNKEKFSIQSFELIDGSNYEIKNDKPLLVNFWATWCPICALEEQNIENLSKDFEVITIATQSGSNEEIEKYLKDKNLSFKVVNDEYGLLSTEFNVKAFPTTFIYDKNKNLKFTEVGYTSTFGLKLRLWWSSF; the protein is encoded by the coding sequence ATGAGTGAAAAAATAAAAAAAATCGTAAAAAACTTAATAAAATATACAATCGTTTTTATAATATTTTTAAACATAGTAAGCTACTTTAAAGGTCTAGATTTAAACAAAGAAAAATTTTCTATACAAAGTTTTGAATTAATAGATGGTTCAAATTATGAGATAAAAAACGACAAACCTCTTTTAGTTAATTTTTGGGCGACTTGGTGTCCAATATGTGCTTTAGAAGAGCAAAATATTGAAAATTTATCAAAAGATTTTGAAGTAATTACAATAGCTACACAATCAGGAAGCAATGAAGAGATAGAAAAATATTTAAAAGATAAAAATCTTAGCTTCAAAGTCGTAAATGATGAATATGGTCTTTTATCTACTGAATTTAATGTAAAAGCATTCCCTACAACTTTTATTTATGACAAAAACAAAAATCTAAAGTTCACTGAAGTTGGTTACACTTCAACTTTTGGATTAAAACTTAGGCTTTGGTGGAGTAGTTTCTAA